The Sulfurovum zhangzhouensis genome includes the window TCCTCTTCTATTGCTTTTACCCTGGTTACTTTATACTTTTTTAAAAACCTGTCCACCTCTTGGTTCGTATAGGTACCCTCTTTACCTAAAAAGAGTATCTTTTTGCCTTCGGCCTGTTCCAGTAGTTCTTTTAAATCCTGCTTTTTCATACAAATACTATAGCATACCAGTGATTAAATCGGAGTTAATATGTCCTATTTATTTTCAGACGTTCCAGATAGATGGCTACAGATATACCTGCAGAGCCCAATATCATCAACATCACCATCATTTGATACCGAACGGCAATTAACGGATCGACACCGGAGAGTATCTGTCCTGTCATCATCCCGGGTAATGAAACAAGTCCCACAGCAAAAAGTGCATTGATAATAGGAATTAATGAAGCCTTGTATGCAGTTGCCCTAGCCTCGATATAGCCGATTTCTTTACCTGTTTCACTCTCAAAACGCTCCGCTGCGATACTTACGGCATTCATAGAATTGGCAAAGATCATACCTGCTAAAGGTATCACTACTTTCGGGTCATACCATGGTTCTGGATTCATCACACCCGCGATCACCAGTATCAATGTCAGTAATCCCCCAATAATAATAGAGATAAAGACATTGAGATAAAGTCTTGTATCTCTCACTTTCAAAGGACGTAATGCGATTATACTGGCTGCTATCAACATAATGGAAAGTACTAATATTACTAAATATGGTGAATCTGCCTGGAAAATATAGGTCAATGCATAACCGATCAAAATAAGCTGTATGAGCATCCTGAAAAGTGCATGAAAGAGCGTTACAGTGTCTTTCACCCAACGTATATAGATAAAGATCACTATACCGACAGGGATCATCATCCAAACCAGATCGAGCAGTGAGATTTCGTAGATAGATGTATTCATGGCACTATTATATCACTCTTTGGCATCAGCCAATGTAAGGGCAAAAAGTACATTGACACCGTGCCGCATCAACACACTCTGTGCCTCTTGCAAAGTGATACCGGTAGTGATGGTATCATCGATAAGTATAACATCGATGTTTGTTTTACCTCCATAACGAAACTCTCGAGGATGGTTCAGACGGAACTGCAGGTCTCTGCCTGAATAGCTTACTCTATTTTGAGTTAAAAGCTTGCCGTGCATCACTTTGGTATATTTTGTCTGAAGTTCTTTTGTAAGAAGTGCGATATGGGAATAACCGCTGCCGACATGTTCATCTATCCCAAGAATATGAACATCCTTATCCAATGATTCTGCGAATTCTTTGATGAAAGGCTCCATTGTCATCTTTCCAAGCTTTTTATAGATACGGTAACCCTCGGCTTTATGTTTGGTATGCAGCAGTGATTCAATCGTAGAATAGGGATAAAAACTAATGACATCCAATGTACCGATTTTACGTGTATGTACCTGTGGTCTAAAAAGCTTTACTTGACACTCGCTGCAGATGATCTGAAAACTCAGTTTAGAACATGTATAACAACGCATCAGGGTATTATCTTTTCAAGCGCTTCAACTGCTCCCAGAGGAAGTTCGATTTCAGCACCGAAGCTCTCTCTAGGATTGATTCGTATCAACGGTACATCAAACTCTCTTGCGATCTGTTCAGAGGTATTTCGTACAGTCGGTACCGCTGTTCCGGCTCCCATCTCTATAATTGCAAGCGTTGCACCTTCCTCTCTCAATTTTCCTATCCATGTGGTCAGCCTGTCTCTTTGTGCATCAGTACGGCTATAGTTCCAGCCCCAATCACTAAACATAAGGATATTAGGCCGGGCCATACCTCCGCAATAGGGACAGTTTGGCAAAGGATCCCTGGCCTTAAACCCTTCTCCTACTTCTACAGTAGTGCCTTCAGAGCTCCAAATTTCATGCCGGCAGTCATCCAGACACTGCATATGGTGGATAGACCCATGACACTCCATAATTCGCTCTTCAATGAAACCAGCTTTTTGGAACTGTCCATCTACATTTGAAGTGAAAACAAATGAACCATATTTTTTAGTATAAGACAGCTCCAGTAATCGGGTATAACCCTTATGAGGTACGGTATCACGATATAGATGCAGTCTATGTCCATAAAACGCCCAAGCCAGTCTTGGATCAGATTCAAACCATTTGGGATTTGCCATCTCTTCAAAATAAAGATTCAACTCTCTGGCTTTCGGATAAGCATTCCAAAACCCTTCTACACCACGAAAATCAGGTAATCCACTGTCTACACCCATCCCTGCACCTGCTGTGATAAAAAGTGCATCCGCATTCGCTAATAGTTTTCTGGCTTGTTGTATATTTTCTTCAAGGTTCATGAAAATGATTATAGCATACCTCAATTTTTACGTTATAATTCCCATCACATATTAGGAAGGGGAAACCTCATATGAACATCATTAAAATCAAAATTATCCAGACCTGTGTTTAAAATGACTCAGTTTAATTCAAATAAATTTTGTAAAAAGGTCATTCTGGGTTACTTTACTACCGCTGCTTATATTCTTTTGATCATTCTTCTTGGAAGCGTATCAGACTGGACATTTACAGGTGACTACGGCGGTGCCATACTAATGGTTTATGCATTTACCTTAGCTATTCCCCATTTTATTGTTTTCGTATCCTCATATTTTTATGTCATGAAAAGTATTTTAGTTTTCTGGGATATGATTTCAAATGCTTCAAAGCTATTTTCAACTTTGTTTTTAATCATTTCAACACTGTTTATTTTGGGGACTACTTCAGAACCTATCAATTCACTTTTGACAAAAGGTCTGGAAGTTGTTTTTAAAGCTGAATCTACACCAAAACCAAATAACACTGCGCTATCAGACGATATTGTTAATATCTCTCCCTCTCCATAACGTCTTACTATTCTATGATCTAGTATCGTGCATAGAGATAAAAGGCAAATATATTTTTTAATATTACTATGCTTCGTGAATTTTGTCTGCTTCTTGGAGTTAATTTCGTAACTTACTTTTTCTTACCATGTGCATACTCTTTTGCCTTTTGTGAAAGCTCTTTGAGACGGGTCAGGACCTTTCCGTTCACCGATGTCGCAGGATACTCTCCTTTATCATCCATTTCACCTGCCTTCACACCTGTAAGGATTGTAATTCCTTCATCAATGTTCTTCACTGCATAGATAGAAAATTTACCTTCTTTTGCTGCCACCAGCACTTCATTTTTAAGCATCAAGTGCTTGACATTAGCCTCAGGGATGATAACCCCATAAGAGGCTTTGGGGTCATGATGCATACAGATATCAAAAAAGCCTTCGACCTTCTCGTTGATCCCGCCTACGGGTTGGACTTCACCAAACTGGTTCACAGATCCTGTTACAGCTATGTTCTGCTTGATCGGTATTCCTGAAAGCGATGAGAGCAAGGCATATAGTTCAGTTGATGAGGCGCTGTCCCCTTCTACTCTTCCGTAGGTTTGCTCAAATACCAGCGAAGCTGCAATACTTAGAGGCAGATCTGCAGCATAACGTGATCCCAGATATGCACTCAGTATCATTACGCCTTTGGAGTGGATAGGCCCTCCCAGTTCTACTTTACGCTGGATATCAATGATCTCCCCTTTACCGATACGGGTCGTAGCAGAGATTCTTGAGGGGATACCAAACTCATGTCCACCAAGTGAAATGAAAGTCAATGCATTGATTTGCCCGACTTTACTGCCGCTCACATCGATCATGATCATACCCTCATCTATCTGCTCATAGAGCTTCAGCTGTACACGGTTTACCCGGGCTTTCTGTGCAGCAAGTGTTTGTTCGATATCTTCAGCTTCTATTACTTTATGTGTATTCTTTTGTGCCCAGAAGTCAGCCTCTTTAAGCAGATCAGCTAAAGTATGCAGATGGGTAGATAGTTTATATGCATCCGACACGTCTCTTGAGCACTGTTCGATCACCCTTGCTGTTGCCTGCGGTGTCAAAGCCAGTAGATCATGTCTTTTAGCAATCGTCCCGATCATACGGGCATAAAGTAAATGATTTTCTTCATTTCTATGAAGTTCATCTTCAAAGTCCGCAGTCACTTTAAACAGCTCTTTAAACTCTGGATCGTAATGGTATAGAATATAATAAAGATATCTTTCACCTACCAGTACGACCTTGATATCAAGCGGTATCGGTTCGGGTTCCAGTGTAGTTGTACTGACAAAAGCATATTGCTTGGCGAGTGATTCTATCCGAAGTTCTTTGGCGCGAAGGACCCTTTTGAGCTCTTCATATGCAAAAGGCTTCATCAGCAGCTTTCTGGCATCAAGTACCAAATAACCACCATTTGCCTTATGCAGTGCACCGGGTTTAATCATACTGAAATTCGTTACCAGCGCTCCCATATGAGAAGCATGTTCGATACGCCCAATGAGATTTTGATGAACGGGATTATCTTCATAGATTACAGGAGCATTGTTTTCCTGTTCATGAGATATAAAAAGATTGACTTTGTAACGCTCAAAGGGAGAAGTATAAAACTCCATCATAAAAGACGGCAGTCCCATCTCCTCTGGCTTAACTAAAAAATCCTGTACATGTCTGACGATGTCTTTTTCCATCTCATTCAGGTAGTTTTTGATCTTCTCATTTTCAGCATAGCGTTGACGTACTTCATCTATGATCGAGTGTACCGCCTCTTTAGTGATCTTTTTATTCAAGGAGTTCAGTTCCTTTTGATGCACTTTATTGAGCTCAGTGATTTTACGCAGTGCCTCTTTCACCAAACCTTCAAATTCGGACATATCATTGGCGATCTTTTCTTTTTTCTCACCCTTGATCGCTTTAAACTCTTCAGGGGAGAGAACCTTTCCATCTATGACAGGTACAAAGGTGATTCGGCTGGATGATGAGATATTCATCTGTACATCACGCTTGATAGCCTCTTCCTGCAAATGTCTGAATATATCTGTTTGTTCATCCATAAACTTTTGATTGAGTGCTTCACGTTCATTAGTGTAACCACTGCTCTCGAAAACAGCAGGCAGCACTGTCTTAAGAAGTTCTATGAGCTCATCGATATTATCTCTAAAAGGCAATGCTTTCCCTGGAGGCAGTTCGATAGCTATAGGGGAACGCGGATCTTTGAAGTTATTAACATAACACCAGTCACTCGGAGCAGGCTCATTACCGGCCTTTTGTTCCAAGTAGCTCATCACAACAGAATGTTTACCACTGCCTGAAGGCCCCATAGCAAAAATATTATATCCATCCTGAGCAATCTTTGTTCCAAAATCTATCGCATCCAGTGCGCGCTCTTGACCTACAGGATGTTCTAGTGGTTCAAGCTCATTTGTAGTATGAAAGACAAATAGTGAGCTGTCGCAACTTTGATATAAAGCTGAAACGTCCAGGGGCTTTTTCATCATTAACTCCTCCCAAGGATTCTTCTCTTAAGTATAGCAAAAAAGAAAATAGGTAATGAGTACTCAGAATAAAATAAAATATTACCTTTTTCTTATTACCACCATATTTTTTCCGTTATCTCCTACAAACTCACACCCGTATATATTGCATAAGATTCGAAAGGTCTGAGGCGTAAAAAAGACAATATGTGTTGGATCAAGATGATAGTACCACTTTTTAAATGCTTCAATATCATTAGGGTGAAACTGTGTCTGAAGTGCCAGATAGCCACCCTCTTCTATTTTCTCTAAGAGTTGAGCAAAAACTCCTTTGGGATTATGGAGATGCTCAAAAACCTCGGTGGATACTATCAATTGATATTTTTTACTATTATTCAATTTTTCCGGGTGATACACAGGATCGTAGTAATCTGTTTCGATTCCCTCATTACTTAACATATCTGCTAAAAGCGAACTTCTTCCACAGCCGAAATCAAGTGCAGTTTCAGGTTTACCTACATGTGGCAGTACGAAGTCTAGAAAACGTCTGAAATAAGCCCGATAGCCTTCATCTTCAGGGTCATTTTCATGTAGGTCATAACGCTCCTTTTGTTCAGAAATCGGTTTAAAGTGTTCTTGTGACTTGCTGATACATTGACAATGAGGACAATAGTAATACTCTATTGCACTCTTTTCGTCAACAAAAGTTTTTGTATCATGACTACAGATAAGACAGTCCATTTTCATCCTTTTTAAACGTATGCTATGTTACTATTAAGCCAGTTAAATTAAGGATAGAATCAAGATGAAAAGACGGGATTTTCTCACCGCTACGGCTGTCGGTGCCACAGCGATCGCACTACAAGGATGCCATAGAGCTGAGAAAGAGACAGCAAATGATAAATCAGTCAATATCAATAAAGGGAAAAAGGTCACACTCAAACTGGCAACTTCCTGGCCGGCACACTTTCCTATCATGGGAACAGGTGTGGATCAATTTGCAGCCCGATGTGAGGAAATGAGCGGCGGCAGTCTCGAGATAAAGGTCTTTGCAAAAAATATCCTCGTCCCTGCTCTGCAGGTGTTTGATGCGACCAGTGCTGCACAGATCGATGCATTCCACTCGGGTGTCTACTATTGGAAAGGCAAAAACCTTGCCTTCTCTATTTTCGGCGGTATGCCGCTAGGATTGACAAGTGAAGAGATGATCACCTGGATGAAATTTGGAGGAGGTTATGATCTGTGGCGTGAACTTTACGGCAAATTCAATCTCTATCCGCTTATAGGCGGTACGACCGGCCCACAGATGGGTGGTTGGTTTAAAAAGCAGATCAATTCACTTGAAGACCTTAAAGGCCTTAAAATGCGTATTCCTGGACTCGGCGGGGAAGTGATGCAGCGCCTTGGTGTCAACCCCGTCCTGCTTGCTCCAGGAGAGATATTTACCTCTCTGGAGCGTGGTACGATCGATGCTACCGAGTGGGTAGGACCTGCTCTTGACAGTATGATGGGATTTGCCAAAGCAGCCCCTTACTATTACACCGGCTGGCATGAACCCGGATCGATCCTTGAAATAACATTCAATAAAGCAAGATGGGAAAAACTAAGCACTGAACATCAAGCGATCATTACTGCTGCAAGTGAAGAAATGACGGGGAATATGCTTCAGGAGTTCAGATATGAGAATGCCAAGGCACTCCAAGAACTTCCCGGGCATGTAGAGATCAAAACATTCCCGAAAGAAGTGATGGAAGCAGCTAAAATTGCCCTACGTGATGTACTGGCAGAACAAAGTGCCCAGAGCGAGGATTTTAAACGTGTTTTAAAGAGTTATGATGACTTTGTTGCACTGAACAAGCCTTGGGATGATATCAGTACGAAAAACTTCTTGAATATCAGAGGATAAGGCGTAAAACCTATCCTCTATCTTTTTTATTATCCTTAAATACTATACAATTTATTATCTTCTTCAAAATCTTCTATATAAAGAAAATTATTCATTTTATATAAAAATGCTTTAGATGCCTAATTATCGTTGTATAAGATATATATATTTAAAAATATAATTTTTATATTAAATAAGATATAAATTTATTTTTATTATTTCTTCAGATTTATTGATCTATACTGAGTAATAGGTGTACTGAAAAACAGTACTGAAAACTTTTGTAGAAAGGAGAATACTATGAAAGTAAAAAAAATATTTTACAGTATGGCAGCATTAGCGGCAGTGTGTGGTATGACTCCATTACAAGCATGGTATCTGCCATCACCTGGTGATACACATTTTGAACTTGATGGAAATATTGCAAATGGTGCAGCTCCAGGTGACGACTGGAGCGACATAAAAGATGGGAACTCTAGTGCTTTTAGTACTACTGACGGGATCGTCTATGACCCGCAAGGTACCTCCATCTTTACACAAGGTGGTTCTAAAGATGTTCGTCCTGTCAGTGCATGGAGACATACATCAGGATCAGTACCTGATAAAAACGAGATACTCAACATGGCAGCAGCAGCATACAATATTGATATTGGTGATGGTCCGGAGCTCATCGTCTATCTTCATGGTGACCGCTATTCCAATGACGGTGATGCACAGATGGGTGTTTGGTTCTTCCAGGAACATGTCAGTATGAACAATGACGGAACCTTCAGCGGTGAACATAGACTAGGTGACATTCTAATGCTTGCAGAGTTTGTGAATGGTGGGGCTAATGCACATGTCAAAATCTATGAATGGGATCCCAGTGAACCAAAAAATCTCAGATTAAAAGCTGAGGGGGTGGGTGGAGCAGCTCCGAACTACTATTATGCAACATCCAATGCTTCACCTACACCGGCTTGGACTACCTATACCCCTAAATCACTTGTTGATGGCTATCCAGAGCACACCTATCCTGAAAACAGTTTCTTTGAGGGTGGTATCAATCTCAGCTGGGTATTTCAAGGTGAACAAATGCCATGTTTCAGCAGCTTTTTGATGGAGACACGATCTTCTCATAAATATGATGCCCAACTCAAAGACTTTGCACTGGGCGACTTGAATACCTGTAAGCTTGAAGTAAGTAAAGAATGTCTTTCATCTACGCTAAGTAGAGTCGATTATGACACCTTGGATCATAACTACACCTACACGGTTGAAAACAAAGGATTTGGTGCTCTCACTGATGTTAAGTTAATTGATGATCAAGGTACACCGGCTGATGATACAGATGATATTAGCTGGTTTATCGGTCAGCCTTTAAGTTCAGGTGGCACATATGAAGGTAATTATACCGTCACTGATTCTTATTTGAACCCTCCGGAAAATACGATCTATGCGATAGGATATATAGGTACTTATGAGATGGCACCAGTACATGCAAGTGATACGTGTGCTCCGGTACAGTTGAGCCCTACCATTGACGTTACAAAAGACTGTAACCAGACACTGGAATCAGTCGGTAGTGTTACCGCAGTCAAACTTAACTATAGCGGTCAGGTATGTAATATCAGTGATGCCAATGACGCAAATGCCAGCAAGCTTGTCAATGTTGAAGTTACAGATGATCAGAGTGGATTGACCCATTATATCGAGGAAGATCTTTATCCTCTGAATGACCCTCAAGGACGTCCTAACTGTGCACCGTACACTGGAAGCTATTACCCATCAGCACCTGCTGTTGCTTCAGGCAATCCATGTGCCAACAGTTATTCTGATACAGTGACGGCAACAGGTGAATATAAAGTAGCAAAAGATTCAAATGAAACAAACAGTACCAGTGATACAGGTTCAGCAACCTGTGGACTGTGTGTCGACTGTAACTAACACAAGCATATCATGTCGTATCAAATGATACGACATGAAAGTGAGAGTACTAATAATTTTTAATGAATGAGGTAAGCATTATACAGATTGGAAAAGTTATTCTGTAATTACCAAATTTAAATTATGTTGTGCCTCAGCACTTACTCTATCTTGAACAGCATAATCAACAATCATACGAAGATCAGCAAAAACTACATCTGCAAGCGAGCTATACCCAATCACATCTGATTTAGTCAGTTGACCACCTATATATGCATTTTCCACAGCACCTTCAAACATAGTACCGAACATAAAATTCGGGTTCAAGAAACTGATCGCCATTGTTTGGTTTGTTTCATCCGTTTCATCTACATAAACTGTAAACTCACAAGGTAATGCAGTGATATATTCACTACCTAAAGCCGTAGCTTTTTTGGCATATTTAGGTGAACATGCTTCTACAACTTGAACATTAGGGATAGCAATAGGTTCAGGTCTTCCTGAACGCCATGCTGAAGCATAAGAAAGCCCCTCTAAACCTGTATTCTTATCTGCTGTACTGATATCAGTACCCAGTGCAGCGATGATTGATTTAGCTAGGGCCTTATCATCCACGCCTTTGGTAAAAGCACCGCCTTCTACACGTTTGTATTTATATACGACATATGGTGTACGTAAAGCAATATCATTATCTATTTTCTCTTGTGTAAATTGCGGTCCGAGTTCATCATAAGATGCAGTATATGCTACAGAAGCTGAACCGCTCTTGCCATTATTATCTTCAAGCCCTGCATTGATCATTACACGAAGTTCATTCTTCACACTTGAAGCCATTTGTGCAAATGCTTCATTCTCTTCAACCGTAAAATTGTTTTTTGCATCGGCAAAAAAGATATTGAAGATAGCTTCGGCATCCAGCATATCTACATATACATTCGTACCATCACTGTATACAGATACTTCACACGGAAGTGCCGAGCCATGAAAACGTCCGGTACCTATCGCCTGTGTTGCATAAGCTTTATTACAAAATTCTATCACTCTGGCTTTATTGGTTCCTACAGGGATTGGCAAAAGATCAGTAGTTTCCCAAGTTTCAGGACCACTCAAACCATCTAGCCCGCCGTTAGCACCGGCAATTACCCAGTTTGAAGGTAGTCCCAATTCAGTTTTTTCATCCGTAAATACTACATACTGTGCGATCTTTTCAGCAATTGAAGGAACATTGTCCCATGTCGCATCCGGTATAACGGCTACTCTTGTGTATGGGGTAATGATATCCGAAGGAATCGCCTGTGACTCATCTAGTAAAGTGGCATTACTACTATCACATCCATTCATTCCAAAAAGCAAAAGCCCAGATAGGGCCACTGATCCTAATAGTTTTTTATTCATTTATGTCTCCTCTTATAAATATTTATTATTTTTTCAAATTAGTGTTAATTTAGTGTTAAAAATTAGAAAAAGTTATTTATATGAATAAAAAATCTATTCTATTCTTTTTGATAGAGTAAAATAGAAAAGATATTTTATGAAATTAAGAAAGAAAAAATTTATAAAAAAGCTAATAAGGATGCAGTTACGGCAACGTTTAATGATTCTACGCCTCTTTGCATCGGTATAATGATACTTTCATCACTAAGGTTCTCTACTGCCTCGCTCACCCCTTCACTCTCATTACCCAATACAAAGATCGTTCTATCTGTATACTGCATACTTTTATAATTCTCTTTGGCATATGATGATAGTGTATATACCTTGGCCCCGTTAGTTTGAAAATTTTGTAGTGTTTTCGCAAGATTACTTGTTTTTATGATCGGCATTTTAAAGAGTGTACCTACACTGGCCTTGATCACAAGTGGAGATATCTGTGCAGCACCTTTGGTCGGAAGGAGTATCGCATCGATGTTCCCAGCTGCACAAGAGCGTATGATCATTCCGAGATTTTGCGGATTTGTCACTCCATCCAAGGCAATAACTCGATAGCTTTGGTGTGTTTGCAAAAAGTTCTCTTCATCACCGAAATGTTCCAAAACGATATCAAGTGCTACACCTTGATCCTGTTTTGCATTTTTGGAGATACGGGACAATGAAGCTTTGTCATGATATCTAATCTCAATACATCTGCTTTCAGCAAGACTCGTCATTCTCTGAAGCTGCTCATTTGGTTGATTGGATTTGGATAAATGAAGTTTATGGATAGTGATAGAATCATCTTCAAGTGCTTCCATCACGGCATTACGTCCGTAGATGGTCAGCACTTTGTCAAAAAAGGCTTTTTTAGCCAAATATTCTTGAGAATCTTTCAATTAAGCGTTTCCGTCCCAAGCTATCTTTGGTTTACCTTCATCACTGAATTCTACTGCAGGCATTCCCATGATGTTAAATCCGGCATCTACATAGTGAATCTCACCTGTCACACCTGAACTTAAATCAGAGAGCATATACATACCAGAGTTTCCTACCTGCTCGATCGTTACGTTTTGTTTAAGCGGTGCATGGGCCTGATTCCATTTAAGCATGAAACTAAAGTCACCGATCCCAGCTGCTGCCAATGTTTTGATCGGTCCTGCAGAGATCGCATTAACTCTGATACCGTCTTTTCCTAGATCTTCAGCAAGATATTTTGTCGTCATTTCAAGGGCTGCTTTTGCAACACCCATAAGATTATAGTTAGGGATGTACTTCACACCGCCATAGTAGCTAAGTGTCAATACAGATGAATTCTCTGAAAGGATTGGCTTTAATTCTCTTACGATCTCGATAAGTGAATAAACAGAAATATCCATCGCAATATCAAATGCCTCTTTTGAAATATCATAGAAACGTCCGCTTAGTCCTTCTTTTGGAGCAAATGCAATAGAGTGTACGATAAAATCGATCTTACCGAAATCTTTTTCCAAAGTCTCTCTCAGAGCAACGATCTCTTCAGGTTTACTTACATCACACGGATAAAGTTTTCCATTACAACCAAGCTCATTAGCTATTGGAGCAAGCTTTTGCTCAAATCTTTCATTAAGATAAGTGATCGCCATCTCTGCACCCTGCTCTTGACACGCTTTAGCAATACCGTACGCGATAGACTTTTTGTTTGCGATGCCTAGAACGACACCTTTTTTACCTTTCATTACCATACTAAATCTCCGAGTTAAAAAATTGTCGTATTTTATCATACTTGGAGTAAAATGCCGGATAAATAGCATGATGAAAGTTAGAAAGAAATGAAAAAATTATTGATAATCAACACCGGCGGGACATTTAATAAACAATATAACCCTATCGATGGTACCTTAGATGTAATCCAGGACAGCAGCATAGTTGATACGATATTGAAAAAATGGCTTTGTGAGTTTGAAGTCCTTAATATTATCGGGAAAGACAGTCTCGATATGACAACCCAAGATAGGATGGAGCTGCTGGCTACGATCAATATGAGTGACTATGATGATTTCATCGTCATACACGGTACGGACACCATGGAGCTCACGGCGGAGTACCTTGCTGATGCAGAAATAGAAAAACGTATCGTCCTCACCGGTGCAATGGTACCCTATTCTATCGATCCTACTGAAGCGGCTGCAAACATGGCTTCAGCTATCGGTTACCTGCAGAGACAGGATAATGATGGTGTTTATATCGCGATGAACGGGGTATTTGGAAATTATACAAAGGTAAAGAAAGATAGAGTAAAAGGGAAGTTTATTTATCGTTAGTTGCAGCATGCATTACCTGCCGTATAATTTCTGCACATTTGACAGGATTTGATTGTAAAATAAAATGTTCACCTTGAACTTGGAATAATTGAATATTTTTTGAAACCACTTCCCAATCATTAAACGCATTGGAAGATACTAACTTATCATTGGTTGCCTGAATATAGATTGTTGGTATATGAATTTTTTTATAACAATCTTCAAAACGAAGTTTTAAAAGTTCTTTTAATCTAAAATGAATTACTCCAGATGATACTTTCTTAATACTCATTTTAAATAACACTATTATTTCACTTTTTACAATAAAGCCCAGAAAGAAAAATCTAATTATAAAAGTTGGAAGAGGTAATGTTAATAGTTTTGAGGGTATTAATGTCAATAATTTTAGCAAGGAAGGTTTAGGTCTTTCTAGAAATGAAGCAACAATAATCAATGATTTAAGTTCTTTAGGTCTGATACTGGCAACTTGATATGCAATAGGACCCGAAAATGATTCTGCCAATAAAACAAATTCTTCTTTTGGAAGATGAGAAAGAACATATTGAGTTAATTCATCATAAGTCTGTTTTGTATTCAGATCATAAGTAATTATTTGCGTTTCGATACTACTGTCTAGTTGATTTATCAAAGGTGTAAATAATTCCCCAGTTCCATCAAGTCCCGGCAGTAGTACAAGTTTCATAAAATCTTTATTTATGATTATCCACCGTTGGCGGTGTGGAGTTACCGCTTGCCTGCATATCCAGTGCTTCGGGATATTTTTTGTAGTGCACTCTCACTACATTCGCCAGTTTTTGTTTAATCTCTATAGTTACCGGAGATGGTGATTCATCCGGTAAAACATCGATAATTGCCTCTAATAATTCATCTTGCGGCTTTGGCATTTTACTTACCCAGCTTTGAAGCAGCTCTTTATCTACATGAGAAGGGATCGAGCCCATGATACCGACATCATTTTGATCATGGATCAACAAACCTGCTGTGGTACCACGGTCCATTG containing:
- a CDS encoding ABC transporter permease, which translates into the protein MNTSIYEISLLDLVWMMIPVGIVIFIYIRWVKDTVTLFHALFRMLIQLILIGYALTYIFQADSPYLVILVLSIMLIAASIIALRPLKVRDTRLYLNVFISIIIGGLLTLILVIAGVMNPEPWYDPKVVIPLAGMIFANSMNAVSIAAERFESETGKEIGYIEARATAYKASLIPIINALFAVGLVSLPGMMTGQILSGVDPLIAVRYQMMVMLMILGSAGISVAIYLERLKINRTY
- a CDS encoding phosphoribosyltransferase, with translation MRCYTCSKLSFQIICSECQVKLFRPQVHTRKIGTLDVISFYPYSTIESLLHTKHKAEGYRIYKKLGKMTMEPFIKEFAESLDKDVHILGIDEHVGSGYSHIALLTKELQTKYTKVMHGKLLTQNRVSYSGRDLQFRLNHPREFRYGGKTNIDVILIDDTITTGITLQEAQSVLMRHGVNVLFALTLADAKE
- a CDS encoding SIR2 family NAD-dependent protein deacylase produces the protein MNLEENIQQARKLLANADALFITAGAGMGVDSGLPDFRGVEGFWNAYPKARELNLYFEEMANPKWFESDPRLAWAFYGHRLHLYRDTVPHKGYTRLLELSYTKKYGSFVFTSNVDGQFQKAGFIEERIMECHGSIHHMQCLDDCRHEIWSSEGTTVEVGEGFKARDPLPNCPYCGGMARPNILMFSDWGWNYSRTDAQRDRLTTWIGKLREEGATLAIIEMGAGTAVPTVRNTSEQIAREFDVPLIRINPRESFGAEIELPLGAVEALEKIIP
- a CDS encoding Lon protease family protein, translated to MKKPLDVSALYQSCDSSLFVFHTTNELEPLEHPVGQERALDAIDFGTKIAQDGYNIFAMGPSGSGKHSVVMSYLEQKAGNEPAPSDWCYVNNFKDPRSPIAIELPPGKALPFRDNIDELIELLKTVLPAVFESSGYTNEREALNQKFMDEQTDIFRHLQEEAIKRDVQMNISSSSRITFVPVIDGKVLSPEEFKAIKGEKKEKIANDMSEFEGLVKEALRKITELNKVHQKELNSLNKKITKEAVHSIIDEVRQRYAENEKIKNYLNEMEKDIVRHVQDFLVKPEEMGLPSFMMEFYTSPFERYKVNLFISHEQENNAPVIYEDNPVHQNLIGRIEHASHMGALVTNFSMIKPGALHKANGGYLVLDARKLLMKPFAYEELKRVLRAKELRIESLAKQYAFVSTTTLEPEPIPLDIKVVLVGERYLYYILYHYDPEFKELFKVTADFEDELHRNEENHLLYARMIGTIAKRHDLLALTPQATARVIEQCSRDVSDAYKLSTHLHTLADLLKEADFWAQKNTHKVIEAEDIEQTLAAQKARVNRVQLKLYEQIDEGMIMIDVSGSKVGQINALTFISLGGHEFGIPSRISATTRIGKGEIIDIQRKVELGGPIHSKGVMILSAYLGSRYAADLPLSIAASLVFEQTYGRVEGDSASSTELYALLSSLSGIPIKQNIAVTGSVNQFGEVQPVGGINEKVEGFFDICMHHDPKASYGVIIPEANVKHLMLKNEVLVAAKEGKFSIYAVKNIDEGITILTGVKAGEMDDKGEYPATSVNGKVLTRLKELSQKAKEYAHGKKK
- a CDS encoding class I SAM-dependent methyltransferase, with the protein product MDCLICSHDTKTFVDEKSAIEYYYCPHCQCISKSQEHFKPISEQKERYDLHENDPEDEGYRAYFRRFLDFVLPHVGKPETALDFGCGRSSLLADMLSNEGIETDYYDPVYHPEKLNNSKKYQLIVSTEVFEHLHNPKGVFAQLLEKIEEGGYLALQTQFHPNDIEAFKKWYYHLDPTHIVFFTPQTFRILCNIYGCEFVGDNGKNMVVIRKR